In one window of Zhongshania aliphaticivorans DNA:
- a CDS encoding GumC family protein, with product MTQGVDPQREIQLYKEAADKPRWTRYLIVGVISLVLIWGLVGLYISSAPEYVSNFAFVLPGKSGSSKVNLESIGEASSSSTSPFGTKGINPRVNYKEMLLSATVIGAASKSLDIEYADFKKPVIKLVDETAIIQVSTKAYSPEFAQQQAAALIESFNDRIAMLRMDELASREEAVSQALSVYKTRLEEAQLELIDHKQRSQYVSARQYEELSLRLERIKEDRVSSIAERDRVSGYVDQLSRNLGITPQLAASAFILNADQQFRENLENYQNATATLAVYRSKWGDAHPQVVQEQARQNGTLSALQKRSFELVGHKDMSTIKLINMNDSSEQGSLFQDLLVSFAQIEGLIGKLKQLDIAIADHKNNLKLFAEEAAKLEELERNYQIAEAVYTSAVTQIDTSKTDIFASYPLVQVLAAPSLPQRPASPNKILAIVGGVLGSGMALFGLFLLWKRKQLIQKILSKSGFGTL from the coding sequence ATGACACAAGGCGTCGACCCTCAACGCGAAATACAGCTTTATAAAGAGGCTGCTGATAAGCCTCGCTGGACGCGTTATCTCATTGTCGGCGTTATCTCATTAGTGCTTATCTGGGGTTTGGTCGGACTTTATATAAGCTCTGCCCCTGAGTATGTCAGTAATTTTGCCTTTGTTTTGCCCGGTAAATCTGGGTCAAGTAAAGTGAATTTAGAGAGCATTGGTGAGGCTAGTAGCAGTAGTACCTCGCCCTTTGGTACCAAGGGGATTAATCCTCGAGTTAATTATAAGGAAATGCTACTGAGTGCAACGGTTATCGGTGCTGCCTCAAAGTCTTTGGATATTGAATACGCAGATTTTAAGAAACCCGTCATAAAATTGGTTGATGAAACCGCCATCATTCAAGTATCTACGAAAGCCTACAGTCCGGAATTTGCACAGCAACAAGCTGCAGCGTTGATTGAGTCATTTAATGATCGAATTGCCATGCTCCGCATGGACGAGTTAGCGAGTCGAGAGGAGGCCGTATCACAGGCTTTGTCCGTGTATAAAACGCGTTTAGAAGAGGCGCAATTAGAATTAATCGACCATAAACAACGTTCGCAATATGTCTCTGCCCGACAATATGAAGAGTTAAGTTTACGCCTTGAACGTATAAAAGAAGATAGGGTGAGTAGTATTGCGGAACGCGATAGAGTCAGCGGTTACGTAGATCAGCTGTCTCGTAATTTGGGGATTACTCCACAGCTTGCTGCTAGCGCGTTTATACTTAATGCCGATCAACAGTTTCGTGAGAACTTGGAAAACTATCAAAATGCTACCGCGACGCTTGCGGTGTATCGTTCAAAATGGGGCGACGCCCATCCTCAGGTTGTGCAAGAACAAGCTCGGCAAAATGGGACTTTATCAGCACTGCAAAAGCGTAGTTTTGAATTGGTGGGCCATAAAGATATGAGCACCATCAAACTCATTAATATGAATGACTCAAGCGAGCAGGGCTCATTGTTTCAAGATTTACTTGTATCATTTGCCCAAATTGAAGGCTTAATTGGAAAATTAAAACAGTTAGATATTGCCATTGCGGATCATAAAAACAATCTTAAGCTGTTTGCTGAAGAGGCTGCTAAGCTTGAAGAGTTAGAACGTAATTATCAAATTGCTGAAGCAGTGTATACCTCCGCGGTGACTCAAATAGACACAAGTAAGACCGATATATTTGCCTCCTATCCCTTGGTTCAAGTACTGGCGGCTCCTTCTTTGCCACAGCGGCCTGCATCACCAAACAAAATTTTAGCAATTGTAGGTGGTGTGCTAGGAAGTGGTATGGCCCTGTTCGGACTATTCCTATTATGGAAACGCAAACAGTTAATCCAGAAAATATTATCGAAAAGTGGATTTGGTACGCTTTAA
- a CDS encoding O-antigen ligase domain-containing protein, giving the protein METQTVNPENIIEKWIWYALILTYPFYMLGAVYLVAPVLAWLLIMYWAYNFWLPKPLRAKSIQVEPHPIVMLWLAGMLVMEIALLIGHMDFYLGIPAMIKSSIGWAKGWALLALFIMIGATLPIRPELVYRACCVICLHTLLLIPLFVVAAYTPIPGTIYISPLKVIGGPGPEFFEFQLYGINPESLGPRWRFFTPWAPAAGLLANFYFVFALKEKNIRWRWIGILGSIAMVLMCQSRAGLVAMLFVSPAVFFISRLNSPALWISGGVGVSAMAVIATQLMDFAESSVAEFKAARAGSSRVRAALARIAIQRWRDEAPVWGHGVVERGPHLVEYMPIGSHHSWYGLLFVKGMVGFLALLIPMLVTLVLLVAQAQHCRTAQAALSSVLILIMFSFGENLEILAYLFWPALVMIGIAFRNDTLSKAIILKQQRTSGINRV; this is encoded by the coding sequence ATGGAAACGCAAACAGTTAATCCAGAAAATATTATCGAAAAGTGGATTTGGTACGCTTTAATTCTAACCTATCCATTTTACATGCTGGGTGCCGTTTATCTTGTTGCGCCGGTGCTCGCCTGGCTGTTAATTATGTACTGGGCCTACAATTTTTGGTTGCCTAAACCACTGCGGGCAAAAAGTATTCAGGTAGAGCCACATCCGATCGTTATGTTGTGGCTAGCGGGCATGCTTGTCATGGAGATTGCCCTGTTAATTGGGCATATGGATTTTTATCTGGGTATTCCAGCCATGATCAAGTCCAGCATTGGTTGGGCTAAGGGCTGGGCGCTATTGGCATTATTTATAATGATTGGCGCTACGTTACCCATACGGCCTGAGTTAGTGTACCGAGCCTGTTGTGTCATTTGTTTACATACCTTATTACTCATCCCCTTGTTTGTGGTGGCCGCGTACACTCCAATACCCGGCACGATATATATTTCACCTCTTAAAGTGATTGGTGGGCCGGGTCCGGAATTTTTTGAATTTCAGCTATACGGAATTAATCCTGAGTCTTTGGGACCGCGCTGGCGCTTTTTTACACCGTGGGCTCCCGCGGCGGGTTTACTTGCTAACTTTTATTTTGTTTTTGCCTTAAAAGAAAAAAATATACGCTGGCGATGGATTGGTATTCTGGGCAGTATCGCCATGGTGCTTATGTGTCAGTCTCGCGCAGGTTTAGTGGCTATGCTTTTTGTATCTCCCGCGGTATTTTTTATTTCCCGATTAAATTCTCCTGCGTTGTGGATTAGTGGCGGTGTTGGTGTATCTGCAATGGCGGTGATTGCAACACAGCTTATGGATTTTGCGGAGTCGTCAGTTGCCGAGTTCAAGGCTGCGAGAGCTGGCTCAAGTCGAGTAAGAGCCGCATTAGCTCGCATTGCTATTCAACGCTGGCGCGATGAGGCGCCGGTGTGGGGGCATGGTGTGGTAGAACGTGGCCCTCATCTCGTTGAGTATATGCCTATAGGTTCACATCACAGTTGGTATGGTCTTTTATTTGTTAAAGGTATGGTGGGTTTTTTGGCGCTGTTGATACCCATGTTGGTGACACTGGTGTTATTAGTGGCGCAAGCCCAGCATTGCCGTACGGCCCAAGCTGCACTGTCTAGTGTATTGATTTTAATTATGTTTAGTTTTGGTGAGAACTTAGAAATACTGGCCTACCTTTTTTGGCCGGCGCTAGTGATGATTGGTATTGCGTTTCGTAATGACACCCTCTCTAAGGCGATAATACTTAAGCAGCAACGAACGAGTGGTATTAACCGCGTATAA
- a CDS encoding polysaccharide pyruvyl transferase family protein — protein MTRYDALLVGYYGMHNTGDDMLMAAAAAGAKRSFGAEKIAATAARGSEICTSLNLTAIQSSVQKFKGQDRLLKYLAAKRSQHIVIGGGSVFHTEKDIKQKTQYLKLAASQTHCAVGVGLGPFINTAAERACATFLNRCTFTGVRDQDSFNIARSIAPNANVALTFDLAPGMSLEPAFKSSLALQRDNAIGVALCPVERFKGNEKAELDRNTVIADTLRNLYQQEAFEVRLIDFNGHSALGDHIVHHDLLQKLDGIPCEILQYVADPFYAVNQISRLRGILAMRLHAAVFGYLSDTPVIALNYHPKCNNWCRDIGQGEEFSVETANLDAEKLRQGLAKILAGNYSHPDLPVSAAAEKAMSNWSPLS, from the coding sequence ATGACACGATATGATGCTCTCTTGGTTGGCTATTACGGTATGCACAATACCGGAGATGATATGTTAATGGCAGCGGCTGCGGCCGGAGCCAAACGTAGTTTTGGTGCAGAAAAAATTGCCGCTACCGCAGCGCGGGGAAGTGAGATATGTACCTCATTGAATTTGACTGCAATTCAAAGTTCGGTGCAAAAGTTTAAGGGGCAAGATCGCTTGTTGAAGTATCTTGCGGCAAAGCGTAGTCAACATATTGTCATTGGTGGTGGCTCAGTTTTTCATACCGAAAAAGATATAAAGCAAAAAACGCAATACTTAAAGCTTGCCGCAAGCCAAACACATTGTGCTGTGGGGGTTGGTTTAGGGCCATTTATTAATACGGCTGCCGAACGTGCCTGCGCAACGTTTTTAAATCGGTGCACGTTTACCGGTGTGCGGGATCAGGATAGTTTTAATATTGCGCGTAGTATTGCCCCTAATGCTAATGTGGCGCTGACCTTCGATTTGGCGCCAGGAATGAGCCTAGAACCAGCGTTTAAATCTTCCCTAGCATTGCAGCGCGACAATGCGATAGGCGTAGCATTGTGTCCAGTAGAGCGCTTTAAGGGAAATGAAAAAGCAGAGCTGGATCGCAATACAGTAATTGCCGATACGCTGCGTAATTTGTACCAGCAGGAAGCCTTTGAGGTCAGACTAATAGATTTTAACGGCCACTCTGCTTTGGGAGACCATATTGTTCACCATGATCTTCTACAGAAACTAGACGGTATACCCTGCGAAATTCTCCAGTATGTTGCGGATCCGTTTTACGCCGTAAACCAGATAAGCCGTTTACGTGGCATATTGGCAATGCGTCTGCATGCCGCAGTTTTTGGTTATTTAAGCGATACCCCCGTGATTGCTTTAAATTACCACCCTAAGTGTAATAACTGGTGTCGAGACATCGGGCAGGGAGAGGAGTTTAGTGTGGAGACAGCTAATTTAGATGCTGAAAAATTACGACAGGGCCTTGCTAAAATATTAGCGGGCAACTATAGCCACCCTGATTTACCTGTAAGTGCTGCTGCTGAAAAGGCAATGAGTAATTGGAGCCCCTTGTCATGA
- a CDS encoding glycosyltransferase family 2 protein has product MTALISPRYSVVVPLYNKAAHISDTIDSILLQTVSDFEIIVVDDGSSDNGPAIVRDYALREKRVRLISQANGGVSKARNTGIAEANGEYIAFLDGDDLWAPHLLSEFDALLSAFPHCGAYSTAYAHRYLHGDDQVIEPKFSFSQRRKVHFEYDFFGVASRGELPIMPSCACVPAKVLEEVGGFPEGEPMGEDQDLWVRIAYRYSMAFSRRVSAFYLQDAENRACITNPPNEECPFSQRLLVAANNSNDPRKRDMLRLTANHILHIAQLNILAGNDEAALVLLRDSRTRLLPLKRLKWEIKRLLK; this is encoded by the coding sequence ATGACAGCCCTAATTAGCCCACGTTATAGTGTTGTTGTGCCGCTCTACAATAAGGCCGCTCACATCAGTGACACCATTGATTCGATCCTTTTACAAACGGTCTCAGATTTTGAAATCATTGTTGTCGATGATGGCTCCTCTGATAATGGTCCAGCCATTGTGCGTGACTATGCTCTTCGTGAAAAAAGAGTAAGGCTTATTTCTCAAGCCAATGGCGGGGTGTCTAAAGCGCGTAATACAGGAATCGCGGAAGCCAACGGTGAATATATTGCCTTTTTAGATGGGGATGATCTCTGGGCGCCACATTTATTGTCCGAGTTTGATGCATTGCTAAGCGCTTTCCCGCACTGCGGGGCATATTCAACGGCCTATGCTCATCGTTATTTACACGGTGATGATCAGGTTATTGAGCCTAAATTTAGTTTTTCTCAGCGACGCAAAGTGCATTTTGAATATGATTTCTTTGGCGTGGCCAGCCGTGGTGAATTACCTATAATGCCTTCCTGTGCCTGTGTGCCAGCTAAGGTCTTAGAAGAGGTTGGTGGTTTTCCAGAAGGGGAGCCAATGGGGGAAGACCAAGATTTGTGGGTGCGAATAGCTTATCGCTACTCAATGGCCTTTTCGCGCCGTGTTAGCGCGTTTTATTTACAAGATGCAGAGAATCGTGCCTGTATTACTAATCCACCCAATGAAGAGTGCCCGTTTAGTCAACGTTTATTAGTGGCCGCGAATAACAGTAATGATCCACGCAAGCGAGATATGTTGCGTCTAACTGCGAATCATATATTGCATATTGCACAATTAAATATTCTGGCGGGTAATGACGAGGCAGCCTTGGTTTTACTCCGTGATTCAAGAACGCGGCTTCTTCCTTTAAAACGACTTAAATGGGAAATAAAGCGGCTGCTCAAATAG
- a CDS encoding LruC domain-containing protein — MPTRNFTSNTLRRSLLGCVIGSASIVSYASPFTQCPSEAFLVQDRTAQLYSVQLATGYSSKINPSPWTSAKYNALAFSTHDSYLYAFNYETGSLVKISSDMQLEQINVDMQGKSFYVGDIALDDNAYYLYKSNTTGGLYRISLDPTADDFLKFEKVVSGNKLGISIFDMAFHPYNGLLYAVDKNGVLWQIDKLSGEKVNLGSVGESGTFGAAYFDVNGYLYMSRNNDGKVFQIDVEASSPQAVFYAAGPASSNNDGARCALAPIVSEELPTIDFGNAPDSYASLLENNGARHDMGDGELFLGSSVNYEPNAEINTSQAADNDGVIFINTPMAGSAGLLELSTSKNGGYANIWADWNQNGEFEDDEQIVIGLSVSSGSNLLNYTVPSDAQSGQTWVRVRLSSIPTLTSDGGAPDGEVEDYQIDVTATEASYRYYPSEFSSATLVFEDNWPLMGDYDMNDVVIQYRLSVQELSGNIQEITIEGEVVAHGASYHNGFAFRLPGLLANDIDGENIDYQINDVAQVSPLEQGRNEAIVIIANDMHDYTTPGEDCKYYRTEKGCGSQIQMRFSMTIPVSGRVSVDQLGDFPFDPFIFASPGYTRNYLFGEAPGRRFEIHLKNQAPTEAFQDNFFGRGDDASEIGNGEYFVNQNGMPWALNIPTEWNYPLEYMDIKFAYPNFHSHVQSGGEDHQDWHIRSNAIIKNLFVN, encoded by the coding sequence ATGCCTACAAGGAATTTTACCAGCAACACACTACGACGCAGCCTGCTTGGCTGCGTAATTGGCAGTGCATCTATAGTCAGTTATGCATCACCATTTACCCAATGTCCCAGTGAAGCCTTCTTGGTGCAAGACCGCACAGCTCAACTCTATAGCGTCCAACTAGCTACCGGTTATAGTAGCAAAATTAACCCAAGCCCTTGGACCTCAGCCAAGTACAACGCCCTAGCCTTTAGTACGCACGACAGCTACCTCTACGCTTTTAATTACGAAACGGGCAGCTTGGTGAAAATTTCGTCAGATATGCAGCTGGAACAAATAAACGTAGATATGCAGGGTAAATCCTTTTATGTAGGTGACATCGCTCTTGATGACAACGCTTATTATCTTTATAAGTCTAATACCACCGGAGGGCTTTACCGAATTAGCTTAGACCCCACTGCAGACGACTTTCTCAAATTTGAAAAAGTGGTTAGTGGTAATAAGCTAGGCATAAGTATATTTGATATGGCATTTCACCCATATAACGGCTTACTTTATGCCGTCGATAAAAACGGTGTTTTGTGGCAAATAGACAAGTTAAGCGGTGAAAAAGTTAATTTAGGCTCGGTTGGCGAATCCGGCACCTTTGGCGCCGCCTATTTCGATGTGAATGGCTACCTTTATATGTCTCGCAATAATGACGGCAAGGTCTTCCAAATTGATGTGGAAGCATCATCACCGCAAGCTGTCTTTTATGCTGCTGGCCCAGCCTCATCTAATAATGATGGAGCACGCTGCGCCCTAGCACCCATTGTCTCTGAAGAATTACCCACCATTGATTTTGGTAATGCACCCGACAGCTATGCAAGTTTGCTTGAAAATAACGGGGCGCGTCATGACATGGGAGATGGCGAACTGTTTCTTGGCAGCAGCGTTAACTATGAACCCAATGCCGAAATTAACACCAGCCAAGCTGCGGATAACGATGGCGTAATATTTATCAACACGCCCATGGCGGGCAGCGCGGGGTTGCTAGAGTTAAGCACATCCAAAAACGGTGGCTATGCGAATATATGGGCAGACTGGAATCAAAATGGCGAATTCGAGGATGACGAGCAGATCGTCATAGGCCTTTCTGTTTCATCTGGTAGCAACTTACTTAATTACACCGTACCCAGCGATGCTCAAAGCGGTCAAACCTGGGTTCGAGTGCGCTTAAGTAGTATTCCAACCCTCACGTCGGATGGTGGAGCGCCAGACGGTGAAGTAGAAGATTACCAAATAGATGTAACAGCAACAGAAGCCAGCTACCGTTACTATCCATCAGAGTTTAGTTCTGCCACCTTGGTCTTTGAGGATAACTGGCCACTCATGGGCGATTACGATATGAATGATGTCGTTATTCAATACCGCTTATCGGTACAAGAGCTGTCAGGAAATATCCAAGAAATTACCATAGAAGGCGAAGTCGTCGCCCACGGTGCGAGTTATCACAACGGCTTTGCATTTAGATTGCCTGGACTACTTGCCAATGACATTGACGGCGAAAATATTGATTATCAAATTAATGATGTCGCACAAGTGTCTCCCCTTGAACAGGGTAGAAATGAAGCCATTGTTATCATTGCCAATGATATGCACGACTACACAACACCGGGCGAAGATTGTAAATACTATCGCACTGAGAAAGGCTGTGGATCGCAAATTCAAATGCGGTTTTCTATGACCATCCCTGTTTCCGGACGAGTGTCTGTAGATCAACTGGGCGACTTCCCCTTTGATCCCTTTATATTTGCCAGCCCCGGATATACTCGTAACTACTTATTCGGTGAAGCACCTGGACGTCGCTTTGAGATACATCTTAAAAACCAGGCTCCAACCGAAGCATTTCAAGATAACTTTTTCGGACGTGGTGACGATGCCAGCGAAATCGGAAATGGCGAGTACTTTGTCAACCAAAATGGCATGCCTTGGGCTCTCAATATCCCTACAGAATGGAACTACCCACTAGAGTACATGGATATTAAGTTTGCCTATCCTAATTTCCACAGCCACGTGCAATCCGGCGGTGAAGATCATCAAGACTGGCATATACGCAGCAACGCAATTATTAAAAACCTTTTTGTTAATTAA
- a CDS encoding glycosyltransferase family 2 protein: MDFINNDFANKLQTELDKLTNLPLVSVVIPMYNAAKYLPACLESVLTQTYKNLEIICVDDGSPDNCADIVSSYNDERIKLVKQANRGLAGARNTGIRHANGEFVALLDADDIWFPEKIDAHISHLIANPSIGVSYSGSQFINEEGVDMGIGQYPKNDNIEADEIFCRNPVGNGSAPVLRWEVLKAIKFFRPEQGHTDAMYFDESFRQSEDVECWLRITLSTEWKFEGVNKVLTYYRVNGGGLSANWPKQLAAWERSVENNRGINPEFIAKWEALARAYQYRYLARRAIQSRDARSAKMLSALALKADSGILLRDFSRTAVTLACTLLLSILPKPQYEALERRAMAIAA, from the coding sequence ATGGATTTTATCAACAACGATTTCGCCAATAAACTTCAAACCGAGCTAGATAAGCTTACTAACTTGCCACTTGTTAGTGTTGTCATCCCTATGTACAACGCGGCAAAGTACCTCCCAGCATGCTTGGAATCGGTACTAACGCAAACGTATAAAAATTTGGAAATCATTTGTGTTGACGATGGTTCACCAGACAACTGCGCAGACATTGTTTCGTCATACAACGATGAGCGCATTAAGCTAGTTAAGCAAGCTAATAGAGGACTAGCCGGTGCTCGAAATACAGGTATTCGCCATGCAAACGGTGAATTTGTTGCCCTATTAGATGCCGATGACATTTGGTTTCCAGAAAAAATTGACGCCCATATCTCACACTTAATCGCTAATCCAAGTATTGGTGTTAGTTATAGTGGTTCACAATTTATCAACGAAGAAGGCGTCGATATGGGTATTGGCCAATACCCTAAAAACGACAACATCGAAGCTGATGAGATTTTTTGTCGCAACCCTGTTGGCAATGGCTCTGCACCAGTACTTCGTTGGGAAGTATTAAAGGCCATCAAATTTTTCCGCCCCGAACAAGGCCATACCGATGCCATGTATTTTGACGAGAGCTTCCGCCAATCGGAAGACGTGGAATGCTGGCTGAGAATCACATTATCAACTGAGTGGAAATTTGAAGGTGTTAATAAAGTCCTCACCTACTACCGTGTAAATGGCGGCGGACTCTCTGCAAACTGGCCTAAGCAACTCGCGGCATGGGAGCGTTCAGTAGAAAATAACAGAGGTATTAATCCCGAGTTTATCGCCAAATGGGAAGCACTGGCTCGCGCATATCAATATCGCTATTTAGCGCGCAGAGCAATCCAGTCTCGAGATGCTCGCAGTGCAAAAATGTTGAGTGCTTTGGCACTGAAAGCCGACAGTGGCATTTTACTGCGCGACTTTTCTCGCACTGCCGTAACCTTAGCTTGCACATTACTACTGTCCATTTTGCCCAAGCCACAATACGAAGCGCTAGAACGTCGAGCCATGGCAATAGCGGCCTAA
- a CDS encoding sugar transferase, with protein sequence MLLIKKHFSIFPQNTVKLLIALASLPTWVFRTGYKRIYDIAGSFLLIIALSPLLLITAIAISWESRGGVFFRQQRVGKNGQLFGMIKFRSMSTDQALHEKVAAMESDRDGVCKKFVNDPRVTKVGNLIRKLSIDELPQLINVLRGEMSLIGPRPALTTEVEQYTDYDRRRLQALPGISGLWQVSGRADLSFAEQIDLDLRYIRERNLLTDITITLKTIPAVLLGAGAY encoded by the coding sequence ATGTTGCTAATTAAAAAACACTTTTCAATATTTCCACAAAACACGGTGAAACTCCTGATCGCTTTGGCGTCACTCCCTACTTGGGTTTTCCGTACTGGATACAAAAGAATTTACGACATTGCCGGTAGCTTCCTGCTCATCATCGCACTGTCTCCATTACTTCTAATAACCGCCATTGCCATCAGTTGGGAAAGCCGTGGCGGCGTATTTTTCCGGCAGCAACGTGTAGGCAAAAATGGCCAACTATTTGGCATGATCAAATTTCGCTCAATGAGTACTGATCAGGCTCTACACGAAAAAGTTGCCGCCATGGAAAGTGACCGTGATGGCGTCTGCAAAAAGTTCGTCAATGACCCACGAGTTACCAAAGTTGGCAATTTGATTCGCAAACTATCTATTGATGAGCTTCCACAGTTAATTAACGTTCTGCGCGGTGAGATGTCATTAATCGGACCGCGTCCAGCGCTCACCACAGAGGTTGAGCAATACACTGATTACGACCGTCGCCGCCTACAGGCTCTTCCTGGCATATCAGGCCTTTGGCAAGTTTCAGGACGCGCAGACCTAAGCTTTGCTGAGCAAATTGATCTCGACCTTCGTTATATCCGCGAACGCAATCTACTTACCGACATCACCATCACATTAAAAACCATTCCCGCGGTGCTATTAGGTGCTGGTGCATATTAA
- a CDS encoding oligosaccharide flippase family protein, whose protein sequence is MSEHLGFIKNLSWIAAGEMMVRVSRLVTTLILARYLSLNDYGVAALAVASAEIIRILASNGIGNLIVKAEDSKLATISTTVFWLNLSLGLVMFGLQYSLSPHIATLYDAPVLTDLLRTLAFTHLIYPFAMVQFNLLQRSNRMKEAGLIMGLTVTADNIIAAGLAISGFGVWSVIWPKIGAALIWVIIINRRVNWQPTWQFAVAELKAMRRYSGGVLLAECLKNGRNQIDLFILGRVLTPDLFGLYAFARNAGLGISLSLTQGFNTALLPKLCDIQRAGGNLVEGYIGALKTGMAFIAPIILLQAALAPIYVPILFGQQWADASILISCLCVSALPRMIFESGSMFFRASDDLRKENMLATVFTGLFCLAVACAAPWGALTVSMTMIVLYALAAVALITVIISYHQKLARVIT, encoded by the coding sequence ATGAGTGAACACCTAGGATTCATAAAAAACCTGAGCTGGATTGCCGCCGGCGAAATGATGGTTCGCGTCTCTCGACTAGTGACGACACTCATACTGGCACGTTACTTGAGCCTCAATGACTATGGGGTGGCAGCACTTGCGGTGGCTAGCGCAGAGATTATACGAATTCTTGCCAGCAACGGTATTGGCAATCTCATTGTGAAAGCTGAAGATTCTAAACTAGCAACTATTAGCACTACCGTGTTTTGGTTAAATCTAAGCTTAGGGCTAGTCATGTTTGGCCTTCAATATTCGCTGTCCCCACATATAGCGACACTTTACGATGCGCCAGTACTTACCGATCTCCTACGCACCCTCGCCTTTACTCATCTCATTTACCCCTTTGCCATGGTGCAGTTCAATTTACTGCAACGCAGCAATCGCATGAAAGAGGCTGGGCTTATTATGGGGCTAACGGTAACGGCAGATAATATTATTGCCGCTGGGCTGGCAATATCAGGATTCGGCGTTTGGTCCGTAATTTGGCCAAAGATAGGGGCAGCATTAATCTGGGTAATCATTATTAATCGCCGTGTGAACTGGCAGCCTACATGGCAATTTGCCGTGGCAGAGCTGAAAGCAATGCGTCGCTATTCCGGCGGCGTACTCTTAGCCGAGTGCTTAAAAAATGGACGCAACCAAATCGATCTATTTATTCTTGGCCGCGTACTCACCCCGGATCTATTTGGTCTATATGCGTTTGCACGAAACGCAGGCCTTGGGATAAGCCTATCATTAACGCAAGGGTTTAATACCGCACTCCTACCTAAGTTATGCGATATTCAGCGTGCAGGTGGTAATCTTGTCGAAGGCTATATTGGCGCTTTAAAAACCGGCATGGCTTTTATCGCCCCTATCATTCTCCTTCAAGCCGCTCTTGCTCCCATTTACGTGCCAATTCTATTTGGTCAACAATGGGCCGATGCGAGTATTCTTATAAGCTGTCTATGCGTTTCTGCACTACCTCGCATGATATTCGAATCTGGCAGTATGTTCTTTAGGGCCAGCGATGACTTACGGAAAGAAAATATGCTCGCCACGGTCTTTACAGGCTTATTCTGCCTAGCCGTTGCCTGTGCAGCTCCTTGGGGGGCACTCACCGTATCCATGACCATGATCGTTCTCTACGCCCTAGCAGCAGTAGCATTGATCACCGTTATTATTTCATATCACCAAAAATTAGCGCGTGTAATTACCTAG